Below is a window of Impatiens glandulifera chromosome 2, dImpGla2.1, whole genome shotgun sequence DNA.
ttcttataattaatgTCACTAATATATATGGTCAAAGTAGGtagaatcatttttttataaactaaaatctTGTTAAAAATTCACACCCACAAATAGGTAAAGAATGAAATagttatttacattaaaaaaaatatacaaatcaGTTTgagtaaatattattataaaattaaataaataaaaatatttacagaCCTTTTCCATGAAATCTATGAATCCTATTATATTCCAtctcattaaacttatttaattgaaatattaaaatttgaaaatgaatgagATTTCTTAATAATTACAAAGAATAACGCCAATAGAAACAATCCATAGATAGCCACTCTAGTAATGTATTAACATTactaatcattaattataagcGTCAAACCGACGACATCCATcgtaaatcaaataatattggTTGATTAGCTTAATTATGTAGCTAGTAATTAAGATGAACCGATCATAAAACTTGAGAAATATGGTCACGTTTTGTCGGAATATTAGCCGTGGCACATGGTCGGACCATGGCTAACGGGACTACGGGTAGGTTATCGCAATTACAGATTTCGATCATGAATCCATCAGGGTCATGAAAGAAAAGTTGGTCCACGAATATTCCTCCTTCTTCCACCTCCCGCCTCACGTACTTCATTTCCATTTCCTTTAACTTCTTCTCCACGGTTCCTATGCTTTCACACTGCATTAATCAATATTATCATCATGGATTCATTGTTCATTTTATCTTATTGTTCATTATCACAATCTCAAATTTATAGATCATACCTGAAAAGAGATGTGATTATCCTTTGGATTGATCTCTGTTTTTTTGGGCATATTTTCTGGGTTTTCGGACTGCAATAAATGTATCCCGATGCCATAGCTGAATAACCTAAAAAAAACTAGAAGGTTAAATCTTTATTTGTAGCATGAATGGTTAGAGGGAAAAAAATCTACCAAGCTCCACTGAAATCGAAAGAACCAGGTCTCCTGACAGGGACGAATCCAAGAATGTTGGTGTAAAATTCGATTGAATCCTCGACTGATCTACAAACCAAAGATACGTGATTGAGAGATGTCAATCGTAGAGGGTTTCCTTTTAGGTCCTTCATTCTTTATGatctttttttttgtagatAACTGAATATGATATAATGAAGAGATAATAACAATATATCAAAGATTAGCCGACAAAGTAGGAAGATGAATGGTAACAGGTGAAAAGACAAGTTCAATGACCAttagagaagagaaagagagatattTGTGGGAGAATAGTTTCTTGAAATAATTTGGACCATGAATGTCCAAATTTAATCCTCCCTCCTCTCCTTCCTTTCACTTTTTTtacttgttaatattttttattttctttatattttaaatctgattaatattttttattttcctaaactctaaacctaagttagaaaaaaaataatgtagacattctcctctcctctcctctcctctcctctctcTTTCCATCATCTCCAAtttttatcacttaatttaaaattaccaAAACCAACCTTCTgggtttaaaatttataaaaattatctattttattttcggatAAAAATGCCATTCCAATTTTAGAAGAATTGACAtcttttaaacttgacaaaacCTTTTAAACTCTTCGCtcttaagtttattaaaaagtttaatttaattattgtttaaagatTGATCATATTATTATCCAAAATAAAGTTGAACCTTTCACtggggaaatttgataaaatgacacTAAAGATGCATCTAATTCCTAAAAGTGTCAGCGCATAAGAAAAAACGATGGTGACacttttttttgacgaaaatacccctgttgcgagacgcaaccggcattcgcgagacgaatttttttttaaaaataaaataaaataaactgtCTTGCGAAttccggttgcgtctcgcgaatgctgGTAGCGTCTCGCGCGATTGTGAACCTCTCGCGAAATGGGTAAAATCGTccgaaaaaaattaaaagtgtcatcattgctttttttttttttttttatgcgGCGTACTTTTAGCAATTAGGGCattttagtgtcatttcatcaaatttccctcaCTAACATTCAGTTGAtaatccttaaaaaaaattaaagttagttttagaaaaaaattagagttgatttttttaaaagaaataaagatattaataaataaaaaatagtctaAATAAAGAAGAAGTAATGGAAAGAGTGAAATTAAAACCCGTATTTAGGTTACGTGtcattattcaaatattatataatatttttgtattataattaactaaaataatttagttgGTTCAAATCTTACACGTGTATCCTTTtaattgggaaatttgatgaaatggccccataacaggggaaattccaaaaagggcccctgcctactaaagttggcaaaaagggcccttttgccctgcgaaatgtcggaaataccccttcggcgccatttcttacgctcaaagacgcgaattaccaatcacgcgatttaatctaaatcgcgtgagttcatcaccgcgatttagatgaaacgcgtgattggtaattcgcgtttttaaatgtacgcgatttaccatgcacgcgatttaatctaaatcgcggtgatgaactcacgcgattcagattaaatcgcgtccatggtaaatcgcgtctttaatcgtatatataatttttcggccctaattttaaacaaaaccaccccgattctccctcccactccgacttccaaaaccacgtcttctcaactgccgacttccttcaacatcgatcaagatcatcgttcacTCAACATCGTTCCTCGTTCAACGTCATCGACTTTCCACCCTAttcgacatcatcgtctttTTCCGCCGTCTATTCGACATATTCCGGTAAGTTTAGGGCTTTcagtgttagggtttagggtttagaagtGTATTATGCCGtctatattgatttatattgatgtatttagggtttagggtttggttctcGTTTCGTTGatgtgtgtaaatgcttttagtgtgtatatgacgagtattgtatgaatgttcttattctgcatgcatgcatttcacgcttattcattcatttctcgtttaagaaatgacatttccgtgtttgttatgttcttgtgaagaaatggtatttcTGTGTTTTCTTTGACTGTGTAGGCTTAGGGTTTATCTGTTTTGTTGCTTTACTGCTTCATTTTCGTCTGTTCTTATTCTGCTTTACTGCTTTACGTttaatagaatgccaatgagacaggATGAGTTGTTGATCtaagaaatgacacatcataTGCTTAATGTCTTTAGAACTGTccattactgcaccttaatgtattactgcacctttactgcaccttaatctattaagaaatttgcaagcatttctcaatggttaattcgatttgcttattcccatcttcttccttgttttgtagatggagtccactacaatacccgagtttgctgggagggtatcctggaaaaccaatatgggaaatattgctgccaagtttgccaagatgaatctaactgaaagggtagaggaaacccaattcagattcttattcaaagggcacccgttactgcgtttctcaggaatgattatacaccacatgctcctcaggaagtccagctcaaattctatggagatgaagttccttgtgaatggagaagagctgtgcttcgggatgagggagtttgcattggttacaggtctcaattttgggagattccctactgagcaaacaattttcaaccaggttgaagaatctccaactttggttcttaaatattttaaacgtattccacttattagaataggagactttcattcaaaattcctgtcctgctctgatagggaagatgcatggaaattgtggctggtataccttgtttcccattatctctttgcccttgacccgaggaggataataaatatgaaactcttcagcatggtcgatgacatcgacaccttcctcaattttccatggggaaaggtggcctttagagcaaccatgaagggtttgaccagagaccttgatcgctacaggaagctgtatctgcagaagaaggatgccgcctcggggaagaagaacaaagacaaagacaaagatgtcgatgtttcttataccgtatatgggttcgcactagccttacaagtgtagacttatgaggtgatccaaacatttgtccccaatcttgcaattaaaacgacgcttcaaactgaagagcctgtctgcccaagaataatacagtacaaatcaaagaggaagagcactgcctctgatcttcacactgccctgcaaggcacgattgttaagaaaatggaattgtctgaagaagagaagatcttatatgctggggatgactttgaagatatgggaggtaatgtttatgatgtcttttttgatcttgactgcagaaagaggaaatttggagatattgacgatggagttcctcataaaaaaactgtcatgaggaagaaaagacaaattactccagccaaagccaaaccttccacaagaagaagaacccgcaaccctacccccagcaccagcaccagcaccagcagctcttattctgtcgagagcgccacgagtagaaaagacgaaaaagaagaagaagacgaagacgaagaatcctttcccccaactccaacagcaacaactccccacgatagatgtagattggatcaactttcgaaggagctaaatgaattcaaaactgtaATGAGAAACGAAATGACtctcttcaaaactgaaatgagaaatgaaataagtctcatcaaaaccgaaatgagagatgacataattctcattaaacggaTGTTAAAGCAACTACAGCAAGGGGAGAATGATGTGGTGAACACTGAGGACAATGATGtggtgattttggagaaagacaatgctgtgcttgtggaggagaatgaagttgaggtatgtatttcttgtatttccttgaatttggataattggtgcatttcttgcatttcgactaattgaaggcttttctgtttattgtaggatggacaagaggaagacaatgatgtgctgattttggagaaagacaatgttgggcttgtggaggataatgaagttgaggtatgtatttcttgcatttccttgcatttgtataattggtgcatttcttgcatttcgacttattgaaggcttttctgtttattgtaggatggacaggaggaagacaatgttgggcttgtggagaaaaataatgttgaggaggacaatgaaaatgaagagaagacagttgaagatggtgttaaaaatactgaggtatgcatttcttgcatttggtgcaattcgcgcacttttcctaattcttgcatttggactaattgaagggtttttctgtttattgtaggatggacaggaaaaAGACATTGTTGGGCTCTTGGAGAAAACCACTGTTGGGGAgggggaggacaatgaaaatgaagagcagacagttgaagatggggaaaaaaatttcgaggtgtgcatttcttccatttggtgcaattcgcgcacttttcctatttcttgcatttggactaattgaagcgtttttctggtttttgtaggatgggccgttgttggagatggagaatgttgggaatttggaggagaagacagttgaagatgggcaaaaaaatttcgaggtatgcatttcttgcatttggtgcaattcgcgcacttttcctatttcttgcatttggactaattgaagtgcttttctggtttttgtaggatgggcttttgatggagatggagaagacagttcaagatggggaaaaaaatttcgaggtatgcatttcttgcatttggtgcaattcgcgcactttgcctatttcttgcttttggactaattgaagggcttttctggtttttgtaggaaatggagaatgttgggaatttggaaatggagaagacagttcaagatggggaacacaatactgaggtatgcatttcttgcatttggtggaattcgcgcacttttcctatttcttgcttttggactaattgaagggcttttctggtttttgtaggaaatggagaatgttgggaatttggaaatggagaagacagttcaagatggggaacacaatactgaggtatgcatttcatgcatttggtgcaattcgcgcactttgcccaTTTCTTgcttttggactaattgaagtgcttttctggtttttgtaggatgggcttttgttggaaatggagaagacagttcaagatggggaaaacaatactgaggtatgcatttcttgcatttggtg
It encodes the following:
- the LOC124928128 gene encoding glyoxylase I 4-like — encoded protein: MKDLKGNPLRLTSLNHVSLVCRSVEDSIEFYTNILGFVPVRRPGSFDFSGAWLFSYGIGIHLLQSENPENMPKKTEINPKDNHISFQCESIGTVEKKLKEMEMKYVRREVEEGGIFVDQLFFHDPDGFMIEICNCDNLPVVPLAMVRPCATANIPTKRDHISQVL